A portion of the Paucilactobacillus hokkaidonensis JCM 18461 genome contains these proteins:
- a CDS encoding ABC transporter permease subunit: MENTGNMAVEKTKHWHFDLHKLLPWILPVSLISLWQLSASIGLMDSSVSPIAVIQDGISLSQTGELPTNISISLYRASMGLLIGGSAGFIFGFLNGISSIFRDVFDTSIQMLRNIPHLSLIPLVIIIFGIGETAKISLVAVGVMFPIYINTFHGIRSVDPKLIEMGRSYGLNKWQLLTKIIIPGALPTILMGLRYALGVMWTTLIVAETISSSSGIGYMATSAQDYMDITTVVLCIAIYAILGKVSDLIAKALEGIFLQWQNGKGNTANG, from the coding sequence ATGGAAAATACAGGCAATATGGCAGTTGAAAAAACTAAGCATTGGCATTTTGATTTACACAAGTTGTTGCCGTGGATATTACCAGTCAGTTTGATTTCACTCTGGCAATTAAGTGCCAGCATCGGATTAATGGATAGCTCAGTTTCACCAATAGCAGTGATTCAAGATGGAATTTCACTTAGTCAAACTGGAGAATTACCAACCAATATCAGCATTAGTTTATATCGCGCCAGTATGGGCCTATTAATTGGTGGTAGTGCCGGATTCATTTTTGGCTTTTTAAATGGGATTTCCAGTATTTTCCGGGATGTCTTTGATACTTCTATTCAAATGTTACGAAATATTCCCCATTTGTCATTAATTCCATTAGTGATCATCATTTTTGGGATTGGTGAAACGGCCAAAATTTCATTAGTCGCTGTGGGAGTTATGTTTCCAATTTATATCAATACGTTCCACGGAATTCGATCAGTTGATCCTAAGTTAATTGAAATGGGTCGTTCATATGGGCTCAATAAATGGCAATTATTAACTAAAATCATTATTCCAGGAGCCTTACCAACTATATTGATGGGATTGCGATATGCACTTGGTGTCATGTGGACAACGTTAATCGTTGCGGAAACAATTTCTTCCAGTTCTGGGATTGGCTACATGGCAACTAGTGCACAAGACTATATGGATATCACAACGGTTGTTTTATGTATTGCCATTTATGCAATCTTAGGTAAAGTATCAGATTTAATTGCAAAGGCACTAGAAGGGATTTTTCTGCAATGGCAAAACGGAAAGGGGAATACCGCCAATGGCTAA
- a CDS encoding ATP-binding cassette domain-containing protein, with product MANPFLTLQHIEKQYNHEKVLRDVDFEINEDEFVAIVGMSGGGKSTLVDGILGH from the coding sequence ATGGCTAATCCATTTTTAACGTTACAACACATTGAGAAACAGTATAACCACGAAAAAGTACTACGTGACGTTGATTTTGAAATTAATGAAGATGAATTTGTTGCGATAGTTGGAATGAGTGGTGGTGGCAAAAGTACGCTAGTGGATGGTATCTTAGGCCACTAA
- a CDS encoding IS5-like element ISLho2 family transposase — MVYRKKTVQLSINSFETALGCPLSADNEWVQLANQLPWSEWDEVYQLAFPSNLGRAGKPFRQLYGAQLIKQRTGLSDREVVDAIRDTPAYQYFLGFSEYQPVRPFDHVTLVYFRKRIAPISDQILNIMAKYTGKLLNEALPDKRVVITDATAFPVNVAYPQDTHLLNGTRLKLEADIKLMSNQLKLAPPRTRKREAKKQWVAFSRHPHRWGKQTHKQIKAQLQYIRRDLRFVDELLAQGGQLSERRLKVLSTVRKVYEQQDYMYRNHTHHVSDRIVSLTQPEIRPIVRGKAKQPVEFGPKVDLSITDGVVNIERFSFDSFNESTDFASTIDHYKDVHGVYPDEVLADTLYRTRANIKLCKDLGIKLSGPKLGRRPKHVDPAKRREEQDAENRRGEIEREFSLIKSKLGLGLVTAKTAETIAVTVDTGVVLANLKRVLSFFCVPISIFVEMDGVKLQIDYKMINRLSNLVA; from the coding sequence ATGGTTTACCGTAAAAAGACAGTACAATTATCAATTAATTCTTTTGAAACTGCTTTAGGATGTCCGCTGAGTGCAGATAATGAATGGGTTCAATTAGCTAATCAATTACCTTGGAGTGAATGGGACGAAGTATACCAATTGGCTTTTCCGTCCAATTTGGGTCGTGCTGGTAAACCATTTAGACAATTATATGGAGCCCAACTAATCAAGCAACGAACAGGCCTTTCCGATCGTGAAGTAGTTGATGCTATTCGGGATACTCCAGCTTATCAATATTTTCTCGGCTTTTCAGAGTACCAACCAGTTCGACCTTTCGATCATGTAACACTTGTATACTTTCGTAAACGGATTGCTCCAATTTCAGACCAGATTCTTAATATCATGGCAAAATACACAGGAAAACTACTCAATGAAGCATTGCCAGATAAAAGAGTGGTAATCACTGATGCTACGGCTTTTCCAGTTAATGTTGCGTATCCGCAGGATACACATCTGCTTAATGGAACACGGCTCAAGTTAGAGGCAGATATCAAACTAATGTCTAATCAGTTGAAGTTAGCTCCGCCACGCACGCGTAAGCGTGAAGCTAAAAAACAATGGGTTGCTTTTTCTCGCCATCCACATCGTTGGGGAAAACAGACTCATAAGCAAATTAAAGCCCAGCTTCAATATATTCGACGCGATTTACGTTTCGTTGATGAACTACTCGCGCAAGGAGGCCAGTTAAGTGAACGCCGTTTGAAAGTTTTGAGCACAGTACGTAAAGTCTATGAACAGCAGGATTATATGTACCGTAATCATACGCATCATGTTAGTGACCGTATTGTAAGCCTGACTCAGCCTGAAATTAGGCCGATTGTACGAGGGAAAGCTAAACAACCAGTAGAATTTGGACCTAAGGTTGATCTATCAATTACAGATGGTGTTGTTAACATTGAACGATTCTCATTTGATTCCTTCAATGAAAGTACTGATTTCGCTTCAACCATAGATCACTATAAGGATGTTCATGGAGTCTATCCTGATGAGGTCTTAGCAGATACACTTTATCGAACACGAGCCAACATTAAGTTGTGCAAAGACTTAGGAATTAAATTAAGTGGTCCTAAGCTTGGCCGAAGGCCTAAACACGTAGATCCAGCTAAACGTCGTGAAGAACAAGATGCAGAAAATCGGCGTGGTGAAATAGAGCGCGAGTTCTCACTGATTAAGAGCAAACTTGGGCTAGGTTTAGTGACCGCCAAAACTGCAGAAACAATTGCCGTAACAGTTGACACTGGAGTTGTATTGGCCAATCTTAAACGTGTATTGAGCTTTTTTTGTGTACCAATTTCTATATTCGTCGAAATGGATGGTGTAAAGCTTCAAATAGATTACAAAATGATTAATCGGCTATCAAATTTAGTGGCCTAA
- a CDS encoding ABC transporter ATP-binding protein, producing the protein MPSTTLLRIIAGLEPPTSGTVDFQEAHPVVRFMFQDDRILPWMSVLENLSFKSRDLKVVTRAKQMLELVGLSEFASHYPEALSGGQKQRVALARALMAQPQLLLLDEPLGALDALTRRKMQQLIMRVCHEQHLMAVLVTHDVDEAARMADRVIVMRNGTNRFEERGAKGRDRSEVSEVSDQLFDDIVNVSY; encoded by the coding sequence ATACCATCCACTACGCTACTTCGAATTATTGCTGGGTTGGAGCCGCCAACGAGCGGTACCGTTGATTTTCAAGAAGCTCATCCAGTCGTTCGTTTCATGTTTCAAGATGATCGGATTTTACCGTGGATGAGTGTGCTAGAAAATTTATCATTTAAAAGTCGTGATCTAAAAGTTGTGACGAGGGCTAAGCAAATGTTGGAGTTGGTTGGTTTAAGCGAGTTTGCAAGTCATTATCCAGAAGCATTATCTGGTGGACAAAAGCAACGAGTAGCTTTAGCTAGAGCCCTAATGGCACAACCGCAGTTATTATTGCTAGATGAACCACTCGGGGCATTAGACGCATTAACTCGTCGTAAAATGCAGCAATTAATTATGCGGGTCTGTCATGAACAGCACTTAATGGCCGTATTGGTAACCCATGATGTTGATGAAGCAGCTCGAATGGCTGACCGAGTGATCGTAATGCGAAATGGAACTAATCGATTTGAAGAACGTGGTGCTAAAGGTCGAGATCGTAGCGAGGTTAGCGAAGTCTCAGATCAATTATTTGATGATATCGTGAACGTCTCTTATTAA
- a CDS encoding AMP-binding protein: MTKLTEQLANKLIEGQKRLLIKDEHQNMWFTGQQLAKDVATLKQHFTNLRVKRGDQVLICLDNSAVYPILMQALWELGVIAHPVAATTPLAQLQGDFNEYDYAMLIAKDSLAKAIINDVVLEKETIKLNTTFNLTTFFNTKMIIERPFESSGLPTETDLALILNTSGTTGKPKRVGLTHQQLFNAASHNIGSHKLTANDTTMIVMPLSHINALVIACLSTRLSGGKMVITGKFSARHFWQQISVNQVTWVSAVPTIISILLMNEKSKLVYTQLRDTINLRFIRSASFSLPESKLVLFEQEFNTPVIEGYGMTEAAGQITLNPFEAPKVGSVGKSVDTEISILVDDQVQTMNTQLGEIMLRGDHVIADYVDPHPDSFKDGWLLTGDLGYLDEEGYLFIKGRSRDMINHGGEKVAPVEVESILSKLDLVADIAVIGLPDDLYGEAVVAVIISKTPAVSEFTQMKAVIDFAKNNLATFEQPTQVYFVDKFPRNPTGKVSRAQLKAELAQSLIGDRS, from the coding sequence ATGACAAAACTGACAGAGCAATTAGCTAATAAATTGATTGAAGGACAAAAGCGCCTTTTGATTAAAGATGAGCACCAAAACATGTGGTTTACCGGGCAACAATTAGCCAAAGACGTGGCCACGTTAAAGCAACATTTCACTAATTTGAGAGTTAAACGTGGCGATCAAGTCTTAATTTGTCTTGATAATTCAGCAGTTTATCCAATCTTAATGCAGGCATTATGGGAGTTAGGTGTAATTGCCCATCCAGTGGCAGCTACAACTCCGTTAGCTCAGTTACAAGGTGATTTTAACGAATATGATTATGCAATGTTAATTGCCAAGGATAGTTTGGCTAAAGCAATTATCAATGATGTTGTGTTAGAAAAAGAAACGATTAAATTAAATACAACCTTCAATTTAACGACCTTTTTCAACACTAAAATGATAATTGAACGGCCGTTTGAAAGTTCAGGCTTGCCAACTGAAACTGACTTAGCCCTGATTTTAAATACATCGGGAACAACCGGTAAACCCAAAAGAGTTGGATTAACCCATCAACAGTTATTTAATGCCGCGAGTCATAATATTGGCAGTCATAAACTAACGGCTAATGATACAACCATGATTGTAATGCCATTATCACATATTAATGCACTGGTGATTGCATGTTTATCGACCAGATTATCGGGTGGAAAAATGGTAATAACTGGAAAATTTAGTGCGCGTCATTTTTGGCAGCAAATTAGTGTTAATCAAGTTACATGGGTATCGGCCGTGCCAACGATAATTTCAATTCTGTTGATGAATGAAAAATCGAAGTTAGTTTATACGCAATTACGCGATACGATTAATTTACGGTTTATCAGAAGCGCATCATTTTCATTGCCAGAAAGCAAATTAGTATTATTTGAACAAGAATTTAATACTCCGGTGATAGAAGGATATGGTATGACTGAAGCAGCTGGTCAAATAACCTTAAACCCGTTTGAAGCTCCAAAGGTTGGATCTGTTGGTAAAAGTGTGGACACTGAAATTTCAATTTTAGTTGATGATCAGGTTCAAACCATGAATACGCAATTGGGTGAAATTATGTTGCGTGGGGATCACGTTATCGCAGATTATGTTGATCCACATCCGGACTCATTTAAAGATGGTTGGTTATTAACTGGCGACTTAGGTTACTTGGATGAAGAAGGATATTTATTTATCAAGGGCCGTAGTCGAGATATGATCAATCATGGTGGTGAAAAGGTGGCACCAGTTGAAGTTGAAAGTATTCTGTCAAAACTGGATTTAGTTGCCGACATTGCAGTGATTGGTTTGCCAGATGATCTTTATGGTGAAGCTGTCGTGGCTGTGATTATAAGTAAAACACCAGCTGTTAGTGAGTTTACACAAATGAAAGCAGTGATTGACTTTGCTAAAAATAATTTAGCGACGTTTGAGCAACCAACCCAAGTTTATTTTGTAGATAAATTTCCGCGTAATCCAACCGGTAAAGTCTCACGGGCACAATTAAAAGCAGAATTAGCCCAATCATTGATTGGTGATCGATCATGA
- a CDS encoding aliphatic sulfonate ABC transporter substrate-binding protein encodes MKKKNSWKKVFLTIFVVFWIGVAFYGFRQVGGGSSDLKTVTIGYQKADPIDIAKTRGEFAKKMKTKGYKVVFKEFQDGSALLQALKSGSIDYARTGDTPPVTAQANGTKLTYIAAGTSKANGSGIVVGKSAGINSVSDLKGKKIAYTKNTSSEYLLRSALKKAGLSTSDVTMVNMDQSSASVAFSKGKVDAWVTWDPYTAQAQVKQNAKLLVSGKGISNNRDFILSTSSYAKNNQEVSKYLIKYLNDDMQWAQNHHTKLVTMLSKSLKLSKSVVTKMVNRRTYAIHSMSTSIVKEQQKIADLFYEEGVITKKIKVSDDVDN; translated from the coding sequence ATGAAAAAGAAAAATAGCTGGAAAAAAGTTTTTTTGACAATTTTTGTAGTTTTTTGGATTGGAGTTGCGTTTTATGGATTTCGTCAAGTGGGCGGCGGGTCATCTGATCTAAAAACGGTAACGATAGGATATCAAAAGGCTGATCCGATTGATATTGCCAAAACACGCGGTGAATTTGCTAAAAAGATGAAAACCAAGGGCTACAAAGTTGTCTTTAAAGAATTTCAAGATGGAAGTGCATTATTACAGGCTTTGAAGTCCGGCAGTATTGACTATGCTCGTACTGGTGATACACCACCGGTAACAGCGCAAGCTAATGGGACAAAACTAACCTATATTGCGGCTGGAACTTCCAAAGCTAATGGATCTGGGATAGTTGTTGGTAAGAGTGCTGGAATTAATTCCGTATCAGACTTGAAGGGTAAAAAAATTGCCTATACTAAAAATACGAGTTCTGAATATCTGTTACGCAGTGCATTAAAGAAGGCCGGTCTTTCAACTAGTGATGTGACAATGGTTAATATGGATCAATCCAGTGCCAGTGTGGCATTTTCTAAAGGCAAAGTGGATGCGTGGGTAACTTGGGATCCATATACAGCCCAAGCACAAGTTAAACAAAATGCTAAGTTGTTGGTTAGTGGCAAAGGAATTAGTAATAATCGGGATTTTATTTTATCGACTAGTTCTTATGCTAAAAATAATCAGGAAGTTTCGAAATATTTAATTAAATATCTGAATGATGATATGCAGTGGGCCCAAAATCACCATACTAAATTGGTGACAATGTTAAGCAAATCATTGAAACTTTCCAAGAGTGTAGTTACTAAAATGGTGAACCGGCGAACGTATGCAATTCATTCGATGTCGACATCAATCGTTAAGGAACAACAAAAAATTGCGGATCTGTTTTATGAGGAAGGCGTCATCACTAAGAAAATTAAGGTTAGCGATGATGTTGATAATTGA
- a CDS encoding nucleoid-associated protein: MEIRLKQAILHVVDRKLGDPVISQVGLDLTNTYIRDYLTKKIEKLSSEKVKTGTLIPTSPLAELIKTGKQDFTNMSQQMVEKWYEIYQTSEDAPSADVFVVLYEQEQNVTLHTAFLKVNYHQGYTHLVSANDEGLLANELIVHKSILAGKTQKADEGFQINNEDLSYELEEKKYTFSGDRQFYLSTKVIESEPLPSLEENVKVVAKAAKKIGNKFDVPDREIVASVKEAIQENVTEHSSLDTQQIAQKVFKDNPAAQTDFQATVVEKGYVDKVPMSTEVKQIATKKYGKQKLKLSNGIELIVPLDVYQDPNLIEFINNPDGTISVTIKNVEDVISRL, encoded by the coding sequence ATGGAAATACGATTGAAACAAGCTATTTTGCACGTGGTGGATCGAAAACTTGGTGATCCAGTGATTTCACAAGTTGGATTGGATCTTACGAATACGTATATTCGCGATTATTTAACCAAAAAAATCGAAAAGTTGTCTTCAGAAAAAGTAAAAACAGGAACGCTGATACCAACATCGCCTTTGGCGGAATTGATTAAAACTGGAAAACAAGATTTCACGAATATGAGCCAGCAAATGGTTGAAAAATGGTATGAAATTTACCAAACTAGTGAAGATGCACCTAGTGCGGATGTGTTCGTCGTGTTATATGAGCAAGAGCAGAATGTAACATTGCACACTGCATTTCTGAAGGTCAACTATCATCAAGGTTACACTCATCTAGTTAGTGCAAATGACGAAGGGCTGTTGGCCAATGAGTTAATTGTACACAAATCTATTTTGGCGGGTAAAACTCAAAAGGCGGATGAGGGCTTTCAGATTAATAATGAAGATCTAAGTTATGAATTGGAAGAAAAAAAGTATACTTTTTCTGGTGATCGACAATTCTATCTTTCCACCAAGGTAATTGAAAGTGAACCATTACCATCGCTGGAAGAAAACGTGAAAGTTGTTGCAAAAGCGGCTAAAAAAATTGGCAACAAGTTTGATGTACCTGATAGAGAAATAGTGGCTAGCGTCAAAGAGGCCATTCAAGAAAATGTTACAGAGCATAGTAGTCTGGATACACAACAAATAGCACAAAAGGTGTTTAAAGATAACCCAGCAGCCCAGACTGATTTTCAAGCAACGGTGGTTGAAAAGGGTTATGTCGATAAAGTGCCCATGTCGACAGAAGTTAAGCAAATTGCAACTAAAAAGTATGGTAAACAAAAGTTGAAGCTGTCCAACGGAATTGAATTGATCGTGCCATTGGATGTTTATCAAGACCCCAACTTGATTGAGTTTATTAATAATCCGGACGGCACAATTTCAGTAACCATTAAAAATGTTGAAGATGTAATTAGCCGATTATGA
- the helD gene encoding RNA polymerase recycling motor HelD codes for MTEKSERQIEQNRVDDVTKQVSAQIKASEDLFEQAHHETRMVDQNYSDNASVNLYEVDDAMETNAMIEQQRQLVARSFESETILKRQLDTLSNLKSSPYFGRIDIKDSDEPEAESLYIGVASLMNDDKSDFLIYDWRAPVAGIYYNGNLGAVKYSTPAGPQSTELVKKRQFTIKNGHITTMFDTNETVGDEMLQAALGEQNDQYMQNIVATIQKEQNDIIRDTDSDLLLVQGVAGSGKTSAILQRIAYLLYHSRASLNADQIVLFSPNRLFSNYISEVLPSLGERNMRQVTLAEFLSRRFEGLDVQTLFERYENEQTNGIINQAAQNYLESAACMQSVRNYCRSLTPQQMKFSNILFEGRIFFTADHIRDIFAKLPQNMAIADKTIATKNSLIKELKRRIKDEAKSDWVSEEVSQLNNEDLHDLLGKKKSDEFETEDELLDYVSNRLATKRLRIVYDAIYNNYFFDPYAQYSDFLNQSQPDNVADNVAAESWQQIIANFKQEIEYHQISLMYCTSLLYLRDLVTGSGQNRQLEYVFIDEMQDYSIAALIYLKHVFPKAKFTILGDSEQALFKEIEPPHQLLDRLSTALKAKKPNLIVLNRSYRSTTEITNFAKSLLPDGDQILPFNRHGDLPRIILRYSQADATNALLDEVKAQAEAFETVAILTKNAVQAHAVYQQLRQFGNVNLLKDTDRVLPSGILIMPIYLAKGLEFDAVIAYDVSETNYSDPRATGILYTIASRAMHQLTLLSIGAACPIIAADQEKLLQIEHSI; via the coding sequence TTGACAGAAAAAAGTGAACGTCAAATTGAACAAAATCGCGTCGATGACGTAACCAAACAAGTATCCGCTCAAATTAAAGCTAGTGAAGATCTGTTTGAACAAGCTCATCATGAAACTCGCATGGTTGATCAAAACTATAGCGACAACGCATCCGTTAACTTGTACGAAGTTGATGATGCCATGGAAACCAACGCTATGATTGAACAACAACGGCAATTGGTTGCCCGGTCATTTGAAAGTGAAACTATTTTAAAACGTCAGTTAGACACTTTATCAAACTTGAAAAGCTCTCCTTATTTTGGTCGGATCGATATTAAAGATTCCGATGAGCCAGAAGCTGAATCGCTTTATATTGGTGTGGCCTCATTGATGAACGACGATAAATCTGATTTTTTAATCTATGATTGGCGTGCACCAGTCGCTGGAATCTATTATAACGGCAATCTTGGTGCTGTTAAATATTCAACACCAGCTGGTCCACAATCAACTGAGCTAGTAAAGAAACGGCAATTTACCATTAAAAACGGCCATATAACTACCATGTTTGATACCAATGAAACAGTTGGTGATGAAATGCTGCAGGCTGCTTTAGGCGAACAAAACGATCAATACATGCAAAACATTGTGGCCACTATTCAAAAGGAACAAAACGACATTATTCGTGATACCGATAGCGACTTGTTATTGGTCCAAGGAGTTGCTGGTAGTGGTAAAACCTCAGCTATTTTACAACGAATTGCTTATTTGCTCTATCACAGTCGTGCTTCATTAAATGCTGATCAAATCGTTTTGTTTTCTCCTAATCGACTTTTTAGTAACTATATTTCTGAAGTTTTACCCAGTCTAGGTGAGCGAAATATGCGCCAGGTAACATTAGCCGAATTTTTATCTCGTCGATTTGAAGGCTTGGATGTACAAACTTTATTTGAACGTTATGAAAACGAGCAAACCAATGGAATCATAAATCAGGCAGCTCAAAATTACTTAGAAAGTGCTGCGTGTATGCAGTCCGTTAGAAATTATTGCCGTAGTTTAACGCCTCAGCAAATGAAATTTTCTAACATTTTATTTGAAGGCCGGATTTTTTTCACGGCTGACCACATTCGTGATATTTTCGCAAAACTACCACAAAATATGGCTATTGCGGATAAAACCATTGCTACAAAAAATAGTCTCATTAAGGAACTCAAACGGCGAATTAAAGATGAAGCTAAATCTGATTGGGTCTCTGAAGAAGTTAGTCAACTAAACAATGAAGATCTTCACGACCTACTGGGTAAGAAAAAGTCAGATGAATTTGAAACAGAAGATGAGCTATTGGATTATGTATCAAATCGGCTTGCCACTAAACGACTACGTATTGTTTACGATGCCATTTATAATAATTACTTTTTTGATCCGTATGCACAATATTCTGATTTTTTGAATCAATCACAACCGGATAATGTTGCCGATAATGTTGCCGCTGAGTCATGGCAACAAATTATTGCTAATTTTAAACAAGAAATTGAATACCACCAAATTTCATTGATGTATTGTACATCATTATTATATTTACGTGATTTGGTTACTGGTTCTGGACAAAACCGACAACTTGAATATGTCTTTATTGATGAAATGCAAGATTACTCGATTGCAGCACTGATCTATCTTAAACACGTCTTTCCAAAGGCCAAATTCACTATTTTAGGTGATAGCGAACAGGCACTGTTTAAAGAAATTGAGCCGCCACATCAACTACTAGATCGATTAAGTACTGCATTGAAGGCTAAAAAGCCTAATTTAATTGTACTCAACCGCAGCTATCGTTCCACAACCGAAATTACCAACTTTGCCAAATCCTTATTACCGGATGGTGATCAGATCTTACCATTTAATCGCCACGGGGATTTACCACGCATTATCCTACGTTATTCACAGGCGGATGCAACGAATGCATTACTTGATGAAGTAAAGGCTCAAGCTGAAGCATTTGAAACTGTTGCTATTTTAACCAAAAATGCAGTTCAAGCACATGCTGTTTATCAGCAATTACGCCAATTTGGTAATGTGAATCTATTAAAAGATACGGATCGCGTGTTACCGTCCGGGATTTTAATTATGCCAATTTACTTGGCAAAGGGATTAGAGTTTGATGCTGTGATTGCCTACGATGTTTCGGAGACCAACTATTCTGACCCACGAGCAACGGGAATTTTATACACCATTGCTTCACGTGCGATGCATCAGCTGACTCTTTTGAGTATCGGCGCTGCTTGCCCGATAATTGCTGCTGATCAGGAAAAACTGTTACAGATTGAACATAGTATTTAA
- the trpS gene encoding tryptophan--tRNA ligase: protein MTKKVILTGDRPTGKLHIGHYVGSLKNRVELQNSGDYDSFIMIADQQALTDNARDPEKIRHSLIQVALDYLAVGIDPAKSTILIQSQIPALSELTMHYLNIVSVARLNRNPTVKTEIQQKAFGESVPAGFFIYPVSQAADITAFKADTVPVGDDQEPMLEQTREIVRSFNHIYEQDILVEPTGYFPPKGMGRIPGLDGNAKMSKSLNNAIYLSDDADTVAKKVMSMYTDPEHIQVSDPGHVQGNTVFTYLDIFDPDKQHVADLKEQYQAGGLGDVKIKRYLNEVLEAVLEPIRTRRAHYEQNIDYVYQVLEEGSQKANQIANQTLDEVRGAIGIDYFK from the coding sequence ATGACAAAAAAAGTAATTTTAACAGGAGATCGCCCAACCGGTAAGCTTCATATCGGCCATTATGTCGGCTCATTAAAAAACCGAGTTGAACTGCAAAATTCTGGTGACTACGATTCATTTATCATGATTGCAGACCAACAAGCACTCACTGATAATGCTCGTGATCCAGAAAAAATAAGGCATAGTTTGATTCAAGTGGCACTAGATTATTTAGCGGTCGGCATTGATCCGGCGAAGTCGACGATTTTGATTCAATCACAAATTCCGGCGTTAAGTGAACTCACAATGCATTATTTAAACATTGTGTCCGTTGCACGATTGAACCGCAATCCAACCGTTAAAACTGAAATTCAGCAAAAAGCATTTGGTGAAAGTGTACCGGCCGGTTTCTTTATTTACCCTGTTAGTCAAGCGGCTGACATTACGGCGTTTAAAGCTGACACTGTTCCAGTTGGTGACGATCAAGAACCAATGCTTGAACAGACGCGCGAAATAGTGCGCTCATTTAATCATATTTACGAGCAAGATATTTTAGTTGAACCAACCGGTTATTTTCCACCTAAGGGGATGGGACGCATTCCGGGATTAGATGGCAATGCTAAAATGAGCAAATCACTAAATAATGCGATCTATCTGTCTGATGATGCTGATACTGTTGCCAAAAAGGTGATGTCAATGTACACAGATCCTGAGCATATCCAAGTTAGTGATCCTGGTCATGTGCAAGGCAATACTGTGTTTACTTATCTAGATATCTTTGATCCAGATAAGCAACACGTGGCTGATTTAAAGGAACAATATCAGGCTGGTGGTTTAGGAGACGTTAAAATTAAACGTTACTTAAACGAAGTGCTCGAAGCAGTACTTGAACCAATTAGAACCCGTCGAGCACATTATGAACAAAATATTGATTATGTATATCAAGTATTAGAAGAAGGATCACAAAAAGCAAACCAAATTGCTAACCAAACATTGGACGAGGTTAGAGGTGCAATTGGGATTGATTATTTTAAGTAG
- a CDS encoding Ppx/GppA family phosphatase, producing the protein MKNLAIVDLGSNSVRMAITEIQTDGSFREVKRVKEDSRISEGMGREKVLQPLAMDRTIAALKRFKKLYEGLPNLNVKAITTAAVRQAKNQKEFLQRVKQELGLDLQVLTGTKEAYYDYLGVIRSLDLDHCLILDTGGASCEIILVQHKKARNLISIPIGAVNMSEQFHLGGYVKAVDLFKAQMAVNERLNKIPWLRYAEHVPIVLLGGANRTLARMSRNYRHNARGSIHGYHLSARAVFATFRELLSRNLVQRKKISGLEPERADIIVGGMLPLVALLQKTDDGRVVFSESGVREGIIAEYVQQRNKQ; encoded by the coding sequence ATGAAGAATTTGGCAATTGTCGACCTAGGTTCCAATTCAGTCCGGATGGCAATCACTGAAATTCAAACGGATGGTAGTTTTCGTGAAGTAAAACGAGTGAAGGAAGATTCACGAATTTCAGAGGGCATGGGACGCGAAAAAGTACTGCAGCCACTGGCAATGGATCGGACTATTGCAGCATTAAAAAGATTCAAAAAGCTGTATGAAGGATTGCCTAACTTAAATGTTAAAGCAATTACGACTGCAGCTGTTCGGCAAGCCAAAAACCAAAAAGAGTTTTTACAACGAGTAAAACAGGAATTAGGACTTGATTTACAAGTGCTAACCGGCACTAAAGAGGCCTATTATGACTACCTTGGTGTGATCCGCTCCTTAGATTTAGATCATTGTTTAATTTTAGATACTGGTGGTGCCAGTTGTGAAATCATTTTGGTGCAGCATAAAAAAGCTCGTAATTTAATTTCGATTCCAATTGGGGCGGTTAACATGTCTGAGCAGTTTCATTTGGGTGGCTATGTTAAAGCAGTTGATTTGTTTAAGGCTCAGATGGCTGTGAATGAACGGTTGAATAAAATCCCGTGGCTACGCTATGCCGAACATGTACCCATTGTTTTGCTGGGGGGCGCTAATCGAACATTGGCACGGATGAGCAGAAATTATCGGCATAATGCACGTGGCAGCATACATGGCTACCATTTGTCAGCCCGAGCTGTATTTGCCACTTTTCGTGAGCTATTAAGTCGTAATTTAGTGCAACGCAAAAAAATATCAGGACTAGAGCCAGAACGAGCTGACATTATTGTTGGCGGGATGTTGCCACTAGTGGCGCTTTTGCAAAAAACAGATGACGGTCGCGTCGTTTTCTCAGAAAGTGGAGTTCGAGAGGGAATTATCGCTGAATACGTACAGCAACGGAATAAACAGTGA